A portion of the Manihot esculenta cultivar AM560-2 chromosome 2, M.esculenta_v8, whole genome shotgun sequence genome contains these proteins:
- the LOC110604694 gene encoding ATP-dependent DNA helicase PIF1, translating to MRVLKGEIMGLEFFRDAIAGCRNFSTNTYSICKTMKKSCESTINWTKEQNDVLNHVRGGLSVFITGSAGTGKSVLLKTIINVLKKVHGSSGVFVTASTGVAACALNGRTLHSFAGFGIRNDEYGTLLDRVIMSSCACERWRQVKALVIDEISVISANMFDNLESIAREIRGSKEIWGGIQLIVSGDFFQLSPVPDKCNSSGKEFAFEANCWDASFDMLVELTKVFRQSDAGQIELLQRTRKGIIYPEDMQILEQCCSSNEPDSSVVSFYPRNEDVNKVNEERIKSLGEKVVVYKAADGGVDNQREELKQGIAPDQLELCKGARVMLIKNLNVRRNLCNGATGTVTGFVEAEDKDVIHLCPDNLLPVVKFDSGQEMVIEPQVWGISEEGSTVAWRSQIPLHLAWAQSVHKSQGMTLHRLHTDLSRSFGYGMVYVILSRVRSLKGLHLSGLNPSMIKAHPKVLRFYERFAGEEEQCKEDKNNSKILGRSDKSNVAFGEKKRQFSLSGFLLSR from the coding sequence ATGCGGGTATTGAAAGGTGAAATCATGGGTCTCGAATTTTTTAGGGATGCAATAGCTGGGTGCAGAAATTTTAGCACTAATACTTATAGCATTTGCAAaaccatgaagaaaagctgTGAATCTACAATTAACTGGACTAAGGAGCAGAATGATGTATTGAATCACGTTCGaggtggcttgtctgtgtttaTTACTGGCTCTGCAGGCACTGGAAAGTCAGTTTTGCTTAAGACAATTATCAATGTTTTGAAAAAGGTTCATGGCTCATCTGGGGTATTTGTCACAGCTTCCACTGGAGTTGCTGCCTGTGCTCTTAATGGGCGAACCCTCCACTCCTTTGCTGGCTTTGGAATCAGAAATGATGAGTATGGAACTTTACTAGATAGGGTTATAATGAGTAGCTGTGCTTGTGAAAGATGGAGACAGGTGAAGGCATTAGTTATAGATGAAATTAGTGTGATTTCTGCGAATATGTTTGACAATCTTGAATCCATTGCTAGAGAGATACGGGGATCAAAAGAGATATGGGGTGGAATACAGCTTATCGTTAGTGGGGATTTCTTTCAGTTATCTCCTGTGCCAGATAAATGCAATTCATCTGGCAAAGAGTTTGCATTTGAGGCCAATTGTTGGGATGCAAGCTTTGACATGCTGGTTGAACTCACAAAGGTTTTCAGGCAATCAGATGCTGGACAAATCGAGTTGCTTCAGCGTACAAGAAAAGGGATTATTTATCCTGAAGACATGCAGATTTTAGAACAATGCTGCTCCAGTAATGAGCCTGATTCTTCGGTTGTAAGTTTCTATCCCAGGAATGAGGACGTGAACAAAGTGAACGAGGAGAGAATCAAAAGCTTGGGTGAGAAAGTTGTGGTGTATAAAGCTGCTGATGGTGGTGTAGATAATCAGAGAGAAGAACTCAAACAAGGTATTGCACCTGATCAACTTGAGCTTTGTAAAGGTGCAAGGGTGATGCTGATAAAGAATTTGAACGTCAGGCGTAACCTTTGTAATGGTGCAACTGGTACGGTCACCGGATTTGTTGAGGCAGAGGATAAAGACGTTATACACTTGTGCCCTGATAATCTGTTGCCTGTTGTAAAATTTGATTCAGGGCAGGAAATGGTAATAGAACCGCAAGTCTGGGGAATTTCAGAGGAAGGATCAACAGTGGCTTGGAGATCTCAAATTCCTCTTCACTTAGCTTGGGCTCAGAGCGTACACAAAAGCCAGGGCATGACCCTTCACCGCCTTCACACTGATCTATCTAGGTCATTTGGCTATGGAATGGTGTATGTGATACTCTCCCGTGTGAGGAGCTTGAAAGGTCTTCATTTATCAGGTCTCAATCCATCAATGATTAAGGCACACCCCAAGGTTTTACGTTTCTATGAACGTTTTGCTGGTGAAGAAGAACAATGCAAGGAAGACAAAAACAACAGCAAAATACTCGGACGTTCTGATAAATCAAACGTTGCATTTGGAGAAAAAAAGCGTCAATTTTCTCTTTCGGGATTCTTGCTGTCACGCTAA
- the LOC110610113 gene encoding uncharacterized protein LOC110610113 has product MPLQLDAGFSIREYTAKVRAVDVRKCWPFRDTGDGDLDENKINQQRVEALLPPITVTKFRWWSHELNRIQHQQEQGILGIPSNEASKEKEKLEFVCPVCGNFAAPTMKAVNAHVDNCLAHAHRYKKRKMRMPMKAKSKSPKKRSIVEIFAVSPQIEKVDDDDDDDMEDDLDLPYAKDVDLDVVKTKHDEQKKKSINVQKKKIKKVRISNKLTVDQKKNRLKKKKKMKMKNKPIANKESAQLSIPVDYSRKVYNSFCSKGVEKDILDHISIPRNKLGLKASMQKKHGIRASTFIAKHRKAVIPVRGILKKNTKLIPQQNSEICNLPSGSQINSCELQHSERHVRFSGKDDILSPKKNLSSNVQNVSNTYPDFASQLQQDHSTENDKQSASVRVNGIGDVSVSTGNGAVFHTTINKKQLPGIHDSVTMPDFLSPYQGKEQHISDRSPSSQAIIHDNNLHMFSQGYQNVPPHNPTYAGILRLLPTVDEVQDYHVNSQLCGNVSTASNLRGKSVDYFKDRTHGYAAGDLLGGTRAFSQPSSSDFASIDCPNMSVSFMPQSSIKSINAQTSQYRPYFHLSPTECMGSDYKERVGALSERCIDEEFYGLPLNSHGELMQMSSSGKVGFEWLKKSTLISSTRSYPHNSVPPRSLGDSVIEKRPTEQAVARVPLNLLHTQKIHDVQIPARFGVNELPNTGRPDVHFSNSWTQYGQDHKGTQTIHLKENSDNIALKTVRPTMRLMGKNVAIGRSDTEMQGFEDGKIWMDKDIIQECHPTNILGNSLHKRHIQQDRVLCPSFGKSEETLHYPVETENNQASQRSFWVKVPESRSHPYVNWKSNAAFRNGDLSVNRIAASSQMHPSPCPYSPLDMLYKEANLQESIISGAETVSISSHLPVLSSSLETRPCMSWIPTKINCQQNLPHARKSVFGFPFLHPDCNEHVQSSSFASSSRNPPPGPLHAPIQVKPATMLSQATTDVGDKHYHCTTAGTNFFTAPHHPSVVSHPHSSMVSNPHMKSSPGSAVFVQPPFFPFPMQILP; this is encoded by the exons ATGCCGCTTCAGCTTGACGCCGGATTCTCGATTCG TGAATACACGGCGAAGGTAAGAGCGGTGGATGTGAGAAAGTGCTGGCCTTTTAGAGATACTGGTGATGGAGACCTAGATGAAAATAAAATCAACCAACAACGCGTTGAAGCTCTTCTCCCTCCAATCACAGTCACCAAATTTCGCTGGTGGTCCCATGAGCTCAACAGGATTCAGCATCAGCAAGAACAAGGAATCCTTGGAATTCCAAGTAATGAGGCCTCCAAGGAGAAGGAGAAATTGGAGTTTGTGTGTCCGGTTTGTGGGAATTTCGCGGCGCCAACTATGAAAGCAGTCAATGCTCATGTTGATAACTGTCTTGCTCATGCTCATAGATATAAAAAGAGGAAAATGAGGATGCCAATGAAGGCCAAATCCAAATCTCCTAAAAAAAGATCCATTGTTGAGATATTTGCTGTCTCGCCACAGATTGAGAAGGTtgatgatgacgatgatgatgatatggaagATGATCTCGATCTTCCTTATGCTAAAGATGTTGATTTGGATGTTGTGAAGACAAAGCACGATGAGCAGAAAAAGAAGAGTATTAACgtccagaagaagaagataaagaaaGTAAGGATTTCGAACAAGTTGACAGTAGACCAGAAGAAGAACagattgaagaagaaaaagaaaatgaaaatgaagaaCAAGCCGATTGCAAACAAG GAGAGTGCTCAATTATCAATTCCAGTCGATTATTCAAGAAAAGTGTATAATTCCTTTTGCAGTAAAGGGGTtgaaaaggacattttggatcACATTTCGATCCCTAGAAATAAACTGGGACTGAAAGCTTCTATGCAAAAGAAACATGGAATCCGGGCATCAACTTTTATTGCAAAGCACCGGAAAGCAGTCATTCCTGTTCGTGGTATTCtcaaaaaaaacacaaaacttATTCCTCAGCAGAATTCTGAGATTTGCAACTTGCCGAGTGGTAGTCAAATAAATTCTTGTGAACTTCAACACTCAGAAAGGCATGTCAGGTTCTCAGGTAAAGATGACATACTTAGTCCAAAGAAGAACTTGAGCTCCAATGTTCAAAACGTGAGCAACACATACCCAGATTTTGCTTCTCAGTTGCAGCAGGACCACTCCACAGAAAATGATAAACAATCAGCTTCAGTGAGGGTGAATGGAATTGGGGATGTTTCTGTTAGCACAGGAAATGGAGCTGTGTTCCATACCACGATTAACAAGAAGCAGCTGCCAGGTATTCATGATTCTGTTACTATGCCAGATTTCCTGAGCCCATATCAAGGAAAAGAACAACATATCTCAGATAGGTCTCCCTCAAGCCAAGCTATAATTCATGATAACAATTTGCATATGTTTTCTCAAGGATATCAAAATGTACCACCACATAATCCCACATATGCTGGCATTTTGAGACTCCTTCCTACAGTAGATGAAGTGCAAGATTACCATGTCAATTCTCAGTTATGTGGCAATGTATCTACAGCTTCCAATTTGAGAGGAAAGTCGGTTGATTACTTCAAAGATCGCACACATGGATATGCAGCTGGGGATCTGTTGGGAGGTACAAGGGCATTTTCTCAGCCTTCATCATCTGATTTTGCTTCAATTGACTGTCCAAACATGAGCGTTTCATTTATGCCACAATCTTCCATCAAAAGTATAAATGCACAAACTTCTCAATACCGACCATATTTTCATCTTTCTCCAACAGAATGTATGGGTTCAGACTACAAGGAAAGAGTAGGTGCCTTGAGTGAAAGGTGCATAGATGAGGAATTTTATGGCCTACCTCTCAACTCACATGGTGAACTAATGCAGATGAGTTCAAGTGGCAAGGTTGGTTTTGAATGGCTAAAGAAGTCAACTTTGATAAGTTCAACTAGATCATATCCACACAATTCTGTCCCACCCAGAAGTTTGGGGGATTCTGTAATTGAAAAGCGTCCCACTGAGCAGGCAGTTGCGAGAGTCCCGTTAAATTTGCTACATACACAGAAGATTCACGATGTGCAAATACCAGCTCGGTTTGGTGTTAATGAGTTGCCAAATACTGGAAGGCCAGATGTCCATTTTTCAAATTCATGGACACAATATGGTCAGGACCACAAGGGAACTCAGACAATTCATCTGAAGGAAAATTCAGATAACATAGCGCTGAAAACTGTGAGACCAACAATGAGGTTGATGGGAAAAAATGTTGCAATTGGGAGAAGTGACACGGAGATGCAAGGGTTTGAGGATGGAAAGATTTGGATGGATAAGGACATTATACAAGAGTGTCATCCTACAAATATTCTGGGTAATTCCTTGCACAAGAGACATATTCAGCAGGACAGGGTTTTATGTCCATCATTTGGAAAATCAGAAGAAACGTTACATTATCCCGTAGAAACTGAAAACAATCAGGCCTCGCAGAGAAGTTTCTGGGTGAAAGTTCCAGAATCTAGATCACACCCATATGTCAACTGGAAAAGCAATGCTGCATTCAGAAATGGTGATCTTTCTGTCAACAGGATTGCTGCTAGTTCTCAGATGCACCCTTCTCCTTGTCCGTATTCTCCTCTTGATATGCTATACAAGGAAGCCAACTTGCAGGAGTCCATTATATCTGGTGCTGAAACTGTAAGCATCAGCTCTCACTTACCAGTACTGTCTTCTTCTCTGGAAACACGTCCGTGTATGAGTTGGATACCTACTAAAATAAATTGCCAGCAGAATCTACCACATGCAAGGAAATCAGTCTTTGGCTTTCCCTTCTTACACCCAGATTGCAATGAACATGTCCAGTCATCTTCTTTTGCGAGCTCCTCGAGGAACCCGCCTCCAGGACCTTTACATGCACCAATACAAGTGAAACCAGCAACTATGCTTTCTCAGGCTACCACTGATGTGGGTGATAAACATTACCATTGTACTACAGCTGGAACTAATTTTTTTACTGCTCCTCACCATCCATCAGTGGTTTCTCATCCTCACAGTTCTATGGTCTCAAACCCACACATGAAGAGTTCACCTGGGTCGGCAGTGTTTGTTCAACCTCCATTCTTTCCATTCCCGATGCAAATTCTTCCATGA
- the LOC122723137 gene encoding uncharacterized protein LOC122723137, whose translation MAFNIGKGARYGKGSGKLKFPPKVLNFCWRALVNVVPCLSSLQSKRVPVDPSCPLCHVAPENVLHILIQCPFARSCWLSSPLGWPAPSTSSLNEWFSLAFSSASVENASLMLMILWALWQNRNNVIWKGQGQTASGVFFMALNFLQQWKAARVMSSVSTIVDPARPIWSPPPHGWIKANIDASLSLQRGSVGFGCVIRKDDGSFVAARAGSFYSQMDAKCAETMAFREALSWIKACGWDRVLFELDAQVLVMSVNCVLLDDLSSFGLLVQDCKLLLSSYEEAKCAFVHRSTNDVAHVLATSVHSESGQGV comes from the coding sequence ATGGCTTTCAACATAGGGAAGGGAGCGAGATATGGAAAAGGTTCTGGAAAGCTAAAGTTCCCCCCAAAAGTGCTCAATTTCTGCTGGCGGGCTCTAGTTAATGTTGTCCCTTGCCTCTCGTCACTTCAGTCCAAGAGAGTCCCAGTTGATCCTTCATGCCCGTTGTGTCATGTAGCCCCTGAGAATGTCTTGCATATTCTGATTCAGTGCCCTTTTGCCCGCAGCTGCTGGTTAAGCTCGCCGTTGGGTTGGCCTGCGCCTTCTACATCTTCTTTAAATGAGTGGTTTTCTTTAGCCTTCTCTTCTGCTTCTGTGGAAAATGCCTCCCTTATGCTAATGATCTTATGGGCTTTGTGGCAAAATAGGAACAATGTTATATGGAAGGGCCAGGGTCAGACTGCGagtggtgtgttcttcatggctctgaattttttgcagcaatggaAAGCAGCCCGGGTCATGTCCTCAGTAAGCACCATTGTCGACCCGGCTCGCCCGATCTGGTCTCCTCCGCCGCACGGTTGGATCAAGGCGAACATTGACGCCTCTTTAAGCTTGCAACGAGGTTCGGTAGGTTTCGGTTGTGTAATCCGAAAGGATGATGGGAGTTTTGTGGCTGCTAGAGCAGGCTCTTTTTATAGCCAGATGGATGCAAAGTGTGCTGAAACTATGGCATTCCGGGAAgcattgagctggattaaagcgtgtggatgggatcgagttcttttcgaattggatgctcaagtacttgtgatgtcagttaattgtgttttgttagatgatttatcgtcttttggccttttggttcaagattgtaaacTGCTTCTATCTAGTTATGAGGAAGCAAAGTGTGCTTTTGTTCATAGATCTacgaatgatgtcgctcatgttctagcaacatcggttcattctgagtcaggtcaaggagtttag
- the LOC110609809 gene encoding HVA22-like protein f: MGVLGVVAKRLDALVGPGIMLLFPLYASLRAIESPSTLDDQQWLTYWIIYSFITLFELSCWRILIWLPFWPYVKLLFCMWLVLPVFNGAAYIYENLVRKYVKIGGRVNGNYSEDQRKVLQMMSLDARKSVVQYVDKYGWDAFERAVKAAEREVKKH; the protein is encoded by the exons ATGGgtgttcttggagttgttgcaaAGCGTTTGGACGCCCTTGTGGG GCCAGGAATCATGCTTCTTTTTCCATT ATATGCATCCTTGCGAGCTATCGAAAGCCCTTCAACGCTTGATGACCAGCAATGGCTGACATATTGGATAATATATTCATTCATAACCCTATTTGAGTTGTCCTGCTGGAGAATACTAATCTG GCTTCCATTCTGGCCATACGTAAAGCTGCTGTTTTGTATGTGGTTGGTGTTGCCTGTTTTCAATGGAGCTGCATATATATACGAGAATCTGGTCCGGAAGTATGTGAAGATCGGCGGCAGGGTGAACGGAAACTATTCGGAGGATCAAAGGAAAGTTCTCCAGATGATGAGCCTTGACGCCAGGAAATCCGTCGTGCAATATGTTGATAAATATGGATGGGATGCCTTTGAGAGAGCTGTCAAAGCC gcTGAAAGAGAAGTCAAGAAGCACTGA